TGCGCGCGAGCGGCCCGAGCCGCGCGGGGACGCCGCGCACGGTGCCCTCCGGCAGCGGGCGGAGCCGGTCGCCGACCCAGACGTACGCGCGGCCGGTCGCGGGCGACACCAGCCGGTCGCCGAGGCCGGCGGCGGTGGCGAGGCGGGTGGCGTCGGGGACGCGGGCCAGCCAGTTGTCGGCGCCGGTCTCCACGACGGCGCCGCCGAGCTCGCCGGTGCAGAGCTTGCCGCCGAGCCGGCCGGACTCCTCCACCAGCGTGATGCGGACGGCGGGCAGCGCCTGGCGGACGGCGTGCGCGGCGGCGAGGCCGCTGATGCCGCCGCCCACGACGACGACGTGGCGGTCGGTCCCGGCGGCGTTCACGAATCGTGATGATCCCGTGCCGCGACCGACGCGGCGCGCCGCCACTCTGACGACTCCGGCGAAAGGGGCTGCGCGATGCGGCGGACGGGAACGGCATGGGGCGCGGCGCTGGTGCTCGCGCTGCTGGTGACCGGGTGCGGCAGCGCGGACCGGAGCAGCGCGGGTGGCCGCTCCGGCAACCTCAGCGCGCGCGACCACGTTCCCGCCAACGGCGCGGCCGGGGCGAGCGCGGCCGCCGGCGGCAACGGCGGCGGCGCGGTGGGCGTCAGCGGCACCGGGGCGCGCCGCCCGGCGGCCGTCGGCACCGCCGCCGCGCTCGGGCGGCAGGTGGTGCGGACCGGCACGATGACGGTCCGCGTCGAGGACGTCGAGGCGGCCGGGCGGGCCGTCTCGGCCCTCGCCGAACGCTCCGGCGGCTACCTGGAGAGCGCCGAGACCGGGCTCGCCACGTCGAGCACGCTGACGTTGCGGGTGCCGCCGGAACGCTTCACGGCCACGGCGGACGCCGTCGCCCGGCTGGGCGTCGTGGCGGCCCGGCACTTCGACAGCGAGGACGTCACCAGCGACGTCGCGGACGTCGACGGGCGGCTGGCGGCGGCGCGGGCCAGCGTGGCGCGGCTGCGTTCGCTGCTGGCCAAGGCGGCGTCGGTGAGCGAGGTGACGCAGCTCGAGGGCGAGCTGACCGACCGCGAGGCCGAGCTGGAGTCGCTCGCGTCGCGCAGCCGG
This DNA window, taken from Mycobacteriales bacterium, encodes the following:
- a CDS encoding DUF4349 domain-containing protein — its product is MRRTGTAWGAALVLALLVTGCGSADRSSAGGRSGNLSARDHVPANGAAGASAAAGGNGGGAVGVSGTGARRPAAVGTAAALGRQVVRTGTMTVRVEDVEAAGRAVSALAERSGGYLESAETGLATSSTLTLRVPPERFTATADAVARLGVVAARHFDSEDVTSDVADVDGRLAAARASVARLRSLLAKAASVSEVTQLEGELTDREAELESLASRSRALAESTGLATLTVTLERPAPPTPARAAPKPKVSGFTGGLKAGTTGLLALLSVLLVVVGVLLPFAAVVAAVVVPVLLWARRRRGRYEAAAG
- a CDS encoding FAD-dependent oxidoreductase translates to MNAAGTDRHVVVVGGGISGLAAAHAVRQALPAVRITLVEESGRLGGKLCTGELGGAVVETGADNWLARVPDATRLATAAGLGDRLVSPATGRAYVWVGDRLRPLPEGTVRGVPARLGPLAR